Proteins from a genomic interval of Periophthalmus magnuspinnatus isolate fPerMag1 chromosome 11, fPerMag1.2.pri, whole genome shotgun sequence:
- the LOC117378871 gene encoding homocysteine-responsive endoplasmic reticulum-resident ubiquitin-like domain member 2 protein isoform X2, producing the protein MDAGVVDNPVTLVIRAPNQKYGDQTINCFQNWTVEKLKAHLSDVYPSKPSCKDQRLVYSGKLLLDHFTLKDVLRKDEYHMLHLVCASRTPPESPRPSSSSRPQSQQSPGPTSSNSSSPLQNGQSSPETSDGLRQRPPYPYPHMYPGFMHSWPQMPQMPSPPTLTPVYYHPMSLMWWQQLYAQQYFMHYHLMAASQHMRPDQTTPQSNQGSSQNQRAQADRHGNPEVQMNAQGGEVLNDEDLNRDWLDWVYTFSRAAILLSIVYFYSSFSRFVMVLVAMVVLYLQQAGWFPFNLDNDLPGDRPNQDEGEGEPQNQDLPEMDGAGEDGSDDDGDSGAEGGEDPDSGPQNGFLSSTWSFIITFFMSLIPEGPANAAN; encoded by the exons ATGGACGCAGGTGTTGTGGACAATCCCGTGACACTGGTGATCAGAGCACCGAACCAGAAGTACGGAGACCAGACCATCAACTGCTTCCAGAACTGGACTGTGGAGAAGCTCAAGGCCCACCTGTCTGATGTGTACCCCAGCAAACCT AGCTGCAAAGACCAGAGGCTGGTCTATTCTGGGAAGCTGCTTCTGGATCATTTCACATTAAAGGATGTGCTGCGAAAG GACGAGTACCACATGCTGCACCTGGTGTGTGCCTCTCGGACCCCCCCTGAGTCCCCGAGGCCCAGCAGCTCCAGCAGGCCCCAGTCCCAGCAGAGCCCTGGCCCCACG AGCTCAAATAGCTCCAGTCCTCTTCAGAATGGCCAGTCTTCACCAGAAACGAGCGATGGACTCAGGCAGCGCCCCCCCTACCCCTATCCACACATGTACCCTGGGTTCATGCACAG CTGGCCCCAGATGCCCCAGATGCCCTCTCCTCCCACACTGACCCCAGTCTATTACCACCCCATGAGCCTGATGTGGTGGCAGCAGCTCTATGCTCAACAGTACTTCATGCATTA TCACTTGATGGCAGCCTCACAGCAcatgagaccagaccagaccacgCCTCAGTCCAATCAGGGCAGCTCCCAAAACCAGAGAGCTCAGGCCGATCGCCATGGAAACCCAGAGGTGCAGATGAATGCTCAGGGCGGGGAGGTCCTGAATGATGAGGATCTGAATCGGGACTGGCTGGACTGGGTCTACACCTTCTCCAGAGCCGCCATCCTCCTCAGCATTGTCTACTTCTACTCTTCTTTCAGCCGATTCGTCATGGTCCTGGTTGCCATGGTGGTGCTCTACCT GCAGCAAGCTGGGTGGTTTCCATTCAACTTGGACAATGATCTTCCCGGTGACAGGCCAAACCAGGacgaaggagagggagagccaCAAAATCAAGACTTGCCAGAAATG GACGGTGCTGGTGAAGACGGCTCAGATGACGATGGAGACAGTGGAGCGGAGGGGGGTGAAGATCCAGACAGTGGTCCCCAAAATGGCTTCCTGTCCTCTACATGGTCCTTCATCATCACCTTCTTCATGTCTCTAATCCCAGAGGGCCCTGCCAACGCTGCTAACTGA
- the LOC117378871 gene encoding homocysteine-responsive endoplasmic reticulum-resident ubiquitin-like domain member 2 protein isoform X1, which produces MDAGVVDNPVTLVIRAPNQKYGDQTINCFQNWTVEKLKAHLSDVYPSKPSCKDQRLVYSGKLLLDHFTLKDVLRKQDEYHMLHLVCASRTPPESPRPSSSSRPQSQQSPGPTSSNSSSPLQNGQSSPETSDGLRQRPPYPYPHMYPGFMHSWPQMPQMPSPPTLTPVYYHPMSLMWWQQLYAQQYFMHYHLMAASQHMRPDQTTPQSNQGSSQNQRAQADRHGNPEVQMNAQGGEVLNDEDLNRDWLDWVYTFSRAAILLSIVYFYSSFSRFVMVLVAMVVLYLQQAGWFPFNLDNDLPGDRPNQDEGEGEPQNQDLPEMDGAGEDGSDDDGDSGAEGGEDPDSGPQNGFLSSTWSFIITFFMSLIPEGPANAAN; this is translated from the exons ATGGACGCAGGTGTTGTGGACAATCCCGTGACACTGGTGATCAGAGCACCGAACCAGAAGTACGGAGACCAGACCATCAACTGCTTCCAGAACTGGACTGTGGAGAAGCTCAAGGCCCACCTGTCTGATGTGTACCCCAGCAAACCT AGCTGCAAAGACCAGAGGCTGGTCTATTCTGGGAAGCTGCTTCTGGATCATTTCACATTAAAGGATGTGCTGCGAAAG CAGGACGAGTACCACATGCTGCACCTGGTGTGTGCCTCTCGGACCCCCCCTGAGTCCCCGAGGCCCAGCAGCTCCAGCAGGCCCCAGTCCCAGCAGAGCCCTGGCCCCACG AGCTCAAATAGCTCCAGTCCTCTTCAGAATGGCCAGTCTTCACCAGAAACGAGCGATGGACTCAGGCAGCGCCCCCCCTACCCCTATCCACACATGTACCCTGGGTTCATGCACAG CTGGCCCCAGATGCCCCAGATGCCCTCTCCTCCCACACTGACCCCAGTCTATTACCACCCCATGAGCCTGATGTGGTGGCAGCAGCTCTATGCTCAACAGTACTTCATGCATTA TCACTTGATGGCAGCCTCACAGCAcatgagaccagaccagaccacgCCTCAGTCCAATCAGGGCAGCTCCCAAAACCAGAGAGCTCAGGCCGATCGCCATGGAAACCCAGAGGTGCAGATGAATGCTCAGGGCGGGGAGGTCCTGAATGATGAGGATCTGAATCGGGACTGGCTGGACTGGGTCTACACCTTCTCCAGAGCCGCCATCCTCCTCAGCATTGTCTACTTCTACTCTTCTTTCAGCCGATTCGTCATGGTCCTGGTTGCCATGGTGGTGCTCTACCT GCAGCAAGCTGGGTGGTTTCCATTCAACTTGGACAATGATCTTCCCGGTGACAGGCCAAACCAGGacgaaggagagggagagccaCAAAATCAAGACTTGCCAGAAATG GACGGTGCTGGTGAAGACGGCTCAGATGACGATGGAGACAGTGGAGCGGAGGGGGGTGAAGATCCAGACAGTGGTCCCCAAAATGGCTTCCTGTCCTCTACATGGTCCTTCATCATCACCTTCTTCATGTCTCTAATCCCAGAGGGCCCTGCCAACGCTGCTAACTGA